The Steroidobacteraceae bacterium genomic interval GAGCGAGCCTGGCTCGATGAGCTCATCGATGACTATGGCTTCGTCGACGCATTCCGCATAGTCGATCAACGACCCGAGCAATACACCTGGTGGTCGAATCGCGGCGAGGCCTGGTCCAAGAACGTCGGCTGGCGAATCGATTACCAGATGGTGAGCCCCGCGCTGCGCGAGCGCGTGCGACGCGCCAGCATCTACAAGCGCAGCCGCTTTTCCGATCACGCGCCGCTCATCATCGACTACGAACTCGATTGAACGCCGTGGACCCGCTGCCAGGGAACGATCGTGATTCGCGCCGCGGCCTGCTGGCCTCTGTCGCTCCATATCTCGAAAAAGAATCGCTGGCCGCGTTCCTGGTGACGGTCTCATCCGGATTTCCCTACGCCATGATCGGCGCGACGCTGACCACCCGGCTCGCGCAGGACGGCATCGACAAGAAAACCGTCACGGCATTCACACTGGCGTTTCTCGTCTACAACCTGAAGGTCTTCTGGGCCTGGATCGTCGACGCAGTGCGCCTGCCACTGCTTGGCCGACTCGGGCAGCGTGTGTCGTGGATGCTGCTCACCGGCGTTCTGGTCATGGCCGCCGTGGTCAATCTCGGTGCAGTCGATCCGGCAGCGAGCATACGTGCAACCGTGGTGGCTGCCGTACTGGTCGGCGTTGCCGGTGCGACCTACGACATCGTGATCGATGCCTATCGCATCGAGACGCTGAAGCCCTACCAGCTCGGCGTGGGCTCTGGCATGTCGCAGTACGGCTGGCGCGTCGGATCGGCAGCTGCAGGCGCACTTGCGCTCGTCATCGCCGCGCGCAAGGGGTGGACGGTTGCCTACATTGCCTGCGCGGCCTTTGCCCTGCCGGCCATGCTGACGGCGCTGGTCGTCGGTGAACCGTCGCGCCACGTCGTCAGCAATGCGCGACGTACGCTCGCCGACATCTGGCGCTCCGTCGCCGGCCCGTTCGTCGAATTCTTTCGCCGCCATGGCGCCTGGCTGGTGCTCGCGTTCGTGCTGGTGCAC includes:
- a CDS encoding MFS transporter; this encodes MDPLPGNDRDSRRGLLASVAPYLEKESLAAFLVTVSSGFPYAMIGATLTTRLAQDGIDKKTVTAFTLAFLVYNLKVFWAWIVDAVRLPLLGRLGQRVSWMLLTGVLVMAAVVNLGAVDPAASIRATVVAAVLVGVAGATYDIVIDAYRIETLKPYQLGVGSGMSQYGWRVGSAAAGALALVIAARKGWTVAYIACAAFALPAMLTALVVGEPSRHVVSNARRTLADIWRSVAGPFVEFFRRHGAWLVLAFVLVHKIGDTLANLTFRLLFNDLGFSNDEIALYDVSFGFWAYLIGIFIGGILYTRLGLKRSVLVALVLMAISNLSFAGLAAAGHSNVGMAAAIGFENIASGYGGVVVVAYFSALCDLRFTATQYAMISAAASVFGRLLTGTTAGGLIESVGYVNFYLLTTVVALPGIAIFAYMMRRGLVDDALGSAGGKADS